A genomic segment from Tuwongella immobilis encodes:
- a CDS encoding 3-keto-disaccharide hydrolase, producing MSRHSHLLALLALPLLLAANTPQPLQLLDGESTFGWTVSGTASLASGKLVLGPGKAVAQHDIRLPKGEIVLVYSLPRGTATADQQPLKVGDQLTQSWAFAGGKLRLTTGEDSQLSIHSLTYTPIAGQSLFDGKSLAGWTVFPDRKSKFTVTPEGWLNVIDGPGDLQTVGQWDDFLFQTECISNGQWLNSGIFFRAIPGQYQQGYEAQIRNQWVGNDRSKPFDFGTGAIYRRQPARKVVSTDKEWFTLTIVADGNHIATWVNGIQVADFTDSRATAANARQGSKTTAGILSIQGHDPTTDLSFRNLRVVPLNEK from the coding sequence ATGTCTCGACATTCGCATCTGTTGGCCCTGCTCGCACTCCCGCTGCTTCTGGCGGCCAACACCCCGCAACCGTTGCAATTGCTCGACGGCGAATCGACCTTCGGCTGGACTGTTAGCGGCACCGCATCGCTCGCATCCGGAAAATTGGTTCTCGGCCCAGGAAAGGCCGTCGCTCAGCACGATATCCGCCTGCCCAAGGGCGAAATCGTGCTGGTCTATTCGCTGCCCCGAGGCACCGCCACCGCCGATCAACAACCCCTGAAAGTCGGCGACCAATTGACGCAATCTTGGGCATTTGCAGGCGGAAAACTTCGCCTCACAACCGGCGAAGATAGCCAACTCAGCATTCATTCGTTGACCTACACCCCCATCGCGGGCCAATCGTTATTCGATGGCAAATCACTCGCCGGCTGGACGGTGTTCCCGGATCGCAAATCGAAATTCACGGTCACACCCGAAGGCTGGCTGAATGTCATCGATGGGCCAGGCGACCTGCAAACCGTCGGGCAATGGGACGATTTTCTGTTTCAAACGGAATGCATCAGCAACGGGCAATGGTTGAATAGCGGCATCTTCTTCCGGGCGATTCCGGGACAATATCAGCAAGGCTACGAGGCTCAGATTCGCAATCAGTGGGTCGGGAACGATCGCAGCAAGCCGTTCGATTTTGGCACGGGGGCGATTTATCGACGGCAACCAGCCCGCAAGGTTGTCTCCACGGACAAGGAATGGTTCACGCTGACCATCGTGGCGGATGGAAATCACATCGCCACCTGGGTGAACGGCATCCAAGTCGCGGACTTTACCGATTCCCGGGCGACGGCGGCGAATGCTCGACAAGGGTCGAAAACCACGGCGGGGATTCTCAGCATTCAAGGCCATGATCCGACGACGGATCTGAGCTTCCGCAATCTGCGCGTCGTGCCGCTGAACGAAAAATAA
- a CDS encoding sugar phosphate nucleotidyltransferase codes for METRGVVLAGGKGTRLGELTKVTNKHLLPVGPYPMVYHPLKKLVGAGIRDVLLVSGTEHMGDFVELLGSGGSYGCSLTYRVQDEAGGIAQALGLAELFCHGARAVVILGDNIFQASLRPILEIANQRPNDAFIGIKQVPDPGRYGVAELDGDRVLSIEEKPAKPKSDFAVVGIYIYPPDVFQVIKTLKPSARGELEITDVNNHYLRQGRLGSAVLDGYWTDAGTLDSLDYANQLVRDQPPSFD; via the coding sequence ATGGAAACGCGCGGCGTCGTGCTGGCGGGCGGGAAAGGGACTCGCCTGGGCGAACTGACCAAAGTGACCAACAAGCACTTGCTGCCAGTTGGCCCGTATCCGATGGTGTATCACCCGCTCAAGAAGCTGGTGGGGGCAGGAATCCGCGATGTGCTGCTGGTTTCCGGCACGGAGCACATGGGGGATTTCGTCGAACTCCTCGGCTCCGGTGGCTCGTATGGCTGCTCGCTGACTTATCGCGTGCAAGACGAGGCAGGGGGGATTGCCCAAGCGCTCGGGCTGGCGGAATTATTCTGCCATGGAGCGCGGGCGGTGGTCATTCTGGGCGATAACATCTTCCAGGCCTCGCTGCGACCGATTCTGGAGATCGCCAATCAGCGGCCCAATGATGCCTTCATTGGCATCAAACAAGTGCCCGATCCGGGCCGATACGGGGTCGCGGAATTAGACGGCGATCGCGTGCTGAGCATCGAAGAAAAGCCGGCCAAGCCCAAGAGCGATTTCGCCGTGGTGGGGATCTACATTTACCCGCCGGATGTCTTCCAGGTGATTAAAACCCTCAAGCCGAGCGCGCGGGGCGAATTGGAAATCACCGATGTGAACAATCACTACCTGCGTCAAGGTCGGCTGGGCAGCGCTGTGCTGGATGGCTACTGGACCGACGCCGGGACGCTCGATTCGCTGGATTACGCCAATCAACTGGTTCGCGATCAACCGCCATCGTTCGATTGA
- a CDS encoding type I phosphomannose isomerase catalytic subunit, with amino-acid sequence MAIDRFGPLRFEPLFKSAVWGGYRLFDFHGRPRTSAEPIGETWVLSDQGENCSKVINGTYAGRTLRQLMTIAPQAILGKCRSANGRFPLLLKFLDTLQPLSVQVHPNDEQANMLAPPRPGDVSLGKTEAWVILESEEDSLLYAGLKSGVDRAQFESALRKGILDETLHSFNPVKGDCVHLPAGTVHAIGANLMLFEVQQTSDLTYRLYDWNRVDHRTGKPRALHIEESLLCTDFSQGPTAPRVPVVHSHSPNRVEALIRDRYFGLNRLTLSEEMTVGVPDECRVIVPIEGQGELHSDFSTEIISAGDIVMLPATMGNATIVPNGKMTVLEVLVPV; translated from the coding sequence ATGGCCATTGATCGATTCGGACCGTTGCGCTTCGAACCGCTGTTCAAATCTGCGGTCTGGGGTGGCTATCGTCTGTTCGATTTCCATGGGCGGCCTCGCACCTCGGCCGAACCGATCGGCGAAACCTGGGTTCTCAGCGATCAAGGCGAAAATTGCAGCAAGGTCATCAATGGCACCTATGCCGGTCGTACCTTGCGACAACTCATGACCATTGCTCCGCAGGCGATTCTCGGGAAATGTCGTTCCGCCAATGGACGATTTCCGCTCTTGCTCAAGTTTCTCGACACGCTCCAACCGCTTTCCGTCCAAGTGCATCCGAACGACGAACAAGCGAATATGCTGGCGCCGCCCCGACCCGGGGATGTGAGCCTGGGCAAAACCGAAGCCTGGGTCATTCTGGAAAGCGAGGAGGACTCGCTCCTGTATGCCGGGCTGAAGTCGGGGGTTGATCGCGCTCAGTTTGAATCTGCACTTCGCAAAGGCATTCTGGATGAGACGTTGCACTCCTTCAATCCGGTGAAGGGCGATTGCGTGCATCTGCCCGCAGGCACCGTGCATGCCATTGGTGCCAATCTGATGCTGTTCGAAGTTCAACAGACGAGCGATTTGACCTATCGATTGTATGATTGGAATCGCGTCGATCATCGGACTGGCAAGCCCCGCGCACTGCATATCGAAGAATCGCTGCTCTGCACCGATTTCTCGCAAGGGCCAACCGCTCCGCGCGTGCCGGTCGTTCATTCCCATTCACCGAATCGCGTCGAAGCCTTGATTCGGGATCGTTACTTCGGCTTGAATCGGCTCACGCTGTCGGAAGAAATGACCGTGGGTGTGCCCGACGAATGCCGAGTGATCGTCCCCATCGAAGGGCAGGGCGAATTGCATAGCGATTTCTCCACCGAAATCATTTCGGCGGGCGATATCGTCATGCTGCCCGCGACCATGGGGAATGCGACCATCGTTCCGAATGGCAAAATGACCGTCTTGGAAGTGCTGGTTCCGGTTTGA
- the aroE gene encoding shikimate dehydrogenase, with amino-acid sequence MPTTRSFQSELCSLFGYPVAENPTQVMIEAAFRDLGLDWRYLTIEVQPNHLENAVRGFRAMGFRGGNCTLPHKVAVIPFLDELTPAARDIGAVNCIMAHENRLIGENTDGKGFLQSVQAIDTPTDKRVTLLGAGGAARAIAVELLRARVGHLTLVNRSVERGQALAEHLNRLFPNRVTLESWNGDYPIPADCQWLINSTSIGLFPNVSERVPVVRDSFRPDLLVCDVIPNPPMTAFLTEATAAGCRTLDGLGMLVNQGVIGIKCWTGRDANPEVMRAALERVFSE; translated from the coding sequence ATGCCGACCACCCGCTCGTTCCAATCGGAGTTATGTTCCCTATTCGGCTATCCGGTCGCCGAAAATCCAACCCAAGTGATGATCGAGGCCGCTTTTCGCGATCTCGGCTTGGACTGGCGGTATCTTACCATCGAAGTCCAACCAAATCACCTGGAGAATGCCGTCCGTGGATTTCGGGCCATGGGCTTCCGTGGGGGTAACTGCACGTTACCGCACAAGGTCGCGGTGATTCCGTTTTTGGACGAACTCACCCCGGCAGCCCGCGATATCGGCGCGGTCAACTGCATTATGGCTCACGAAAATCGTCTCATCGGCGAAAATACCGACGGAAAAGGATTTCTGCAATCCGTACAAGCGATCGACACCCCAACCGACAAACGAGTTACACTGCTTGGTGCGGGAGGCGCAGCGCGAGCCATCGCCGTCGAGCTACTCCGGGCGAGAGTCGGGCATCTGACGCTGGTCAATCGCTCTGTCGAACGGGGGCAAGCCTTGGCCGAACATTTGAATCGATTATTCCCGAATCGGGTTACGCTCGAATCCTGGAACGGTGATTATCCCATCCCGGCGGATTGCCAATGGCTCATCAATTCGACATCCATCGGATTGTTCCCCAATGTCAGCGAGCGCGTGCCGGTGGTGCGGGACAGTTTTCGACCGGATCTGCTGGTGTGCGATGTGATCCCGAACCCGCCGATGACCGCATTTTTGACCGAAGCGACCGCTGCGGGGTGTCGCACGTTGGACGGTTTGGGCATGCTCGTGAATCAAGGCGTGATTGGAATCAAATGCTGGACGGGGCGCGATGCCAATCCGGAAGTGATGCGAGCAGCGTTAGAACGTGTTTTTTCCGAATGA
- the rfbB gene encoding dTDP-glucose 4,6-dehydratase: MSRVLVTGGCGFIGSNFIRQLLAGDESVSVINFDALTYAGNLANLEDVAKNPRYQFIHGDITNRDAVRAALAQNVDSVIHFAAESHVDRSIQDSGPFIRTNVMGTQILLDAVREFHISRYVHVSTDEVYGSLGPTGLFTEETPLHPNSPYSASKAASDMLAMAYHHTFGTPVIITRCSNNYGPYQFPEKLIPLFISNLMRDESVPVYGDGLQIRDWIHVLDHNAGVELVWRKGRVGEVYNLGGRCEKTNLELTHTLLDLLGKPKSLIRYVADRPGHDRRYAIDCSKIEQELGWTQRWTFEDGLRDTIAWYQANTAWVETIRSGEYRNYYERQYGRRAG; the protein is encoded by the coding sequence ATGTCGCGGGTGCTAGTCACGGGCGGTTGCGGATTCATCGGCAGCAATTTCATTCGGCAACTGCTCGCTGGCGATGAATCGGTGTCGGTCATCAACTTTGATGCCCTGACCTATGCGGGGAATCTGGCCAATCTGGAAGATGTCGCCAAGAATCCCCGATACCAGTTCATTCATGGCGATATCACCAACCGCGATGCCGTGCGTGCCGCGTTGGCGCAAAATGTGGATAGCGTCATCCATTTCGCCGCCGAAAGTCACGTCGATCGCAGCATCCAAGACTCCGGCCCCTTCATTCGCACGAATGTGATGGGGACGCAGATTTTGCTCGATGCGGTGCGAGAATTCCACATCTCCCGATACGTCCATGTCTCGACGGATGAAGTCTACGGCAGTCTGGGACCGACCGGATTGTTCACCGAAGAGACGCCACTGCACCCGAATTCGCCCTATTCCGCGAGCAAAGCGGCCTCGGATATGCTGGCCATGGCGTACCACCACACCTTTGGCACGCCGGTGATCATCACCCGATGCTCGAATAATTACGGCCCGTATCAATTCCCGGAAAAATTGATTCCGCTGTTCATCAGCAATCTGATGCGTGATGAATCCGTGCCGGTCTACGGCGATGGATTGCAGATCCGCGATTGGATCCATGTGCTGGATCACAACGCTGGGGTGGAATTGGTCTGGCGCAAGGGGCGCGTTGGCGAGGTCTACAATCTCGGCGGTCGTTGCGAAAAAACGAACCTGGAATTGACGCACACACTGCTGGATCTGCTGGGCAAGCCGAAATCGCTGATTCGGTATGTCGCGGATCGACCCGGGCATGATCGCCGCTACGCGATTGACTGCTCGAAGATCGAACAAGAATTGGGTTGGACCCAACGCTGGACATTTGAAGACGGTCTGCGCGATACCATTGCCTGGTATCAAGCCAACACGGCCTGGGTGGAGACGATCCGCTCCGGGGAATATCGCAATTACTACGAGCGCCAGTACGGTCGTCGGGCTGGCTAA
- a CDS encoding alpha/beta hydrolase family protein has product MNARWIPVVILAGLASWAVADEPKLSDTRRGNLKTLNDYFPFSPPLTKNSWDQRREQLRTQLLVSQNLWPMPEKTPLKPVIHGDIVRDGYIVQKVYFASLPGHYVTGNLYVPTHKSGEKLPGVLCPHGHWANGRFFDAGETAAKAQIAKGAEKTMAGARYPLQARCAQLARMGCVVFHYDMVGYADSQLIPHRAGFVDAQAELRLQNFMGLQTWNTIRALDFLVSLPMVNPEKIGVTGASGGGTQTFMLGALDDRPSVAFPAVMVSTAMQGGCICENCSYLRVDTGNVEIAGMFAPKPLGMTGANDWTIDIEKKGLPELKSLYRLYGAEAKVDAKCYPEFEHNYNQVSRERMYAWMNQHLLGKSGPVAEQPFEPIPPKELSVFDAKHPVPADAKNAAQLRETLTTRDQASLAKLLPNDVASVPEFRRVIGAAFQVMVGDSTSGEALFVAEDELEGRAGERIQAGTILRKGANIDIPTMIIRGKETDGRVVIWADPRGKMGLYEGENLSPAVIALLNAKATVIAIDPLGVGGARITGKRTVDPQFAGYTFGYNRPLLSEHVRDLLATIHIAHKLPGTKSVNLIGIGRSGVAAALAKSVSRDPVDRTAVDLAGFQFEKITKTDDPMMLPGALRFGGMTSVLALCAPGELLIGNHQGGIDERLLPKMYEWSGKPASLRLDSAVISPGEMVKWMVR; this is encoded by the coding sequence ATGAATGCACGATGGATACCCGTGGTGATCCTCGCAGGACTGGCTTCGTGGGCGGTTGCCGACGAGCCGAAGCTGAGCGATACCCGTCGGGGCAATCTGAAAACGCTCAACGATTATTTTCCGTTCTCGCCGCCGCTAACGAAAAATTCCTGGGATCAACGACGGGAACAACTGCGCACGCAACTCTTGGTGTCGCAGAATCTTTGGCCGATGCCGGAGAAGACGCCGTTGAAGCCGGTGATTCATGGCGACATCGTTCGCGATGGCTATATCGTGCAGAAAGTCTATTTCGCCAGTCTTCCGGGGCACTATGTCACGGGAAATCTGTATGTGCCGACGCATAAGTCGGGGGAAAAGCTGCCGGGGGTGCTTTGTCCGCATGGTCACTGGGCGAATGGGCGATTCTTCGATGCCGGGGAGACAGCCGCCAAAGCGCAGATCGCCAAAGGAGCGGAAAAGACCATGGCCGGGGCACGCTATCCGCTCCAAGCCCGGTGTGCGCAGTTGGCCCGCATGGGGTGCGTGGTGTTCCACTACGACATGGTCGGGTACGCCGATAGCCAGTTGATTCCCCACCGGGCCGGATTCGTGGATGCGCAAGCGGAATTGCGATTGCAGAATTTCATGGGATTGCAAACCTGGAATACGATCCGGGCACTTGATTTCCTGGTCAGTTTGCCGATGGTGAATCCGGAGAAAATCGGCGTGACGGGGGCATCGGGCGGGGGGACGCAGACCTTCATGCTGGGGGCGCTCGATGATCGGCCCAGTGTGGCGTTTCCGGCGGTCATGGTTTCCACCGCGATGCAAGGGGGCTGCATTTGTGAAAATTGCTCGTACCTGCGGGTGGATACGGGGAACGTCGAAATTGCCGGGATGTTCGCACCGAAGCCGCTTGGCATGACCGGAGCCAACGATTGGACGATCGACATTGAGAAGAAGGGGCTGCCGGAACTCAAGTCGCTCTATCGACTCTATGGTGCGGAAGCGAAGGTGGATGCGAAGTGCTACCCCGAATTCGAGCATAATTACAACCAGGTTTCCCGCGAACGGATGTACGCCTGGATGAATCAACATCTGCTTGGGAAGTCCGGCCCGGTTGCGGAGCAGCCGTTCGAGCCGATTCCGCCCAAAGAATTGTCGGTGTTCGATGCCAAGCATCCCGTGCCTGCCGATGCCAAAAATGCCGCTCAACTGCGGGAAACTCTCACGACACGCGACCAGGCATCGCTCGCAAAATTGCTGCCGAACGATGTGGCATCCGTGCCCGAATTCCGTCGCGTGATCGGGGCTGCATTCCAAGTGATGGTTGGCGATTCGACTTCGGGCGAAGCCTTGTTCGTTGCGGAAGATGAACTGGAGGGGCGTGCTGGCGAACGCATTCAAGCCGGCACGATTCTTCGCAAAGGCGCGAATATCGATATTCCGACGATGATTATTCGCGGCAAAGAAACGGACGGTCGCGTGGTGATCTGGGCCGACCCGCGTGGGAAAATGGGGCTGTATGAAGGCGAAAATCTGTCACCCGCCGTCATCGCGCTGTTAAATGCCAAGGCGACCGTGATTGCGATCGATCCGCTTGGCGTTGGTGGAGCGCGAATCACCGGGAAGCGCACGGTCGATCCGCAGTTCGCGGGGTATACCTTCGGGTACAATCGACCGCTGCTGTCGGAGCATGTCCGCGATTTGCTGGCAACGATTCATATTGCCCACAAACTGCCGGGAACCAAATCGGTCAATTTGATTGGAATCGGTCGTTCGGGAGTGGCCGCAGCGCTGGCCAAATCGGTGAGTCGGGATCCAGTCGATCGCACGGCGGTGGATCTGGCTGGATTCCAATTCGAAAAGATCACCAAAACCGACGATCCGATGATGCTCCCCGGCGCGCTCCGATTCGGTGGCATGACCAGCGTGTTGGCGTTGTGTGCGCCGGGCGAATTGCTGATCGGCAATCACCAAGGCGGAATCGATGAACGACTCCTACCAAAAATGTACGAGTGGAGCGGCAAACCAGCGTCGCTGCGACTCGATTCGGCGGTCATTTCGCCGGGTGAAATGGTCAAGTGGATGGTTCGATAA
- a CDS encoding DUF1549 and DUF1553 domain-containing protein, which produces MFHRSRFSPVAHLSTWLAGLVVSLVLSQTASAGVPTDPAERAAIIGTPVAIQIFPESIVLSGARATEQVLITGTYADQSVRDLTHVVTWKIEHPQLVRVQDGWLRPMQNGTTTLRIEAAGKTAQASIRVEAIENVRPISFRHDVIAALNFGGCNMGACHGTPSGKNGFKLSLRGFDPAADYLQLTRDILGRRTDRLNPMASLLLQKGMGKIPHEGGARFGAESLAVEVIERWLGEGSPDDPTTLPKVVKLDVTPGTRILHAPSRWQQLSVRATFSDGTTRDVTRLCNFSTSDAAVGDVNANGLVQFSQSGEVAILCRYLEELVAVRLMYLEPKEGFAWSNPPQVNYVDQHVFAKLRQMNILPSDLCSDSEFIRRATLDLCGMLPTPTEVQAFLADASPNKREKLIDALLARPEYADFWTLKWSDVLRSSRKAIQLKGALGFQSWLRDHLASNTPFDRMVREMLTSNGSTFANPPANFYRIARDPQNLAETTAQLFFGIRMQCAKCHNHPFERWTQDDYYSMAAWFARVRQKKDQTVPGKTPAEVLSEVVFTDRAGEVTQPRTGKVMAPKFLGAEIPAIAPTTDRREVLADWLASGRNPFFAKSVVNRIWFHLLGRGIVDPVDDFRDSNPSSNDDLLNALAADFVAKGFDMKQIIRTIMLSRTYQLSAETNATNQDDSKYFSHAVTKLLSAEQLLDALGDVTGIREKFAGLPNGTRAIQLPDGEVNHPFLKTFGQPARELACECERESDSNLAQALQLINGPTINEKIRNPENRIGKAIAAKLGDSAILDELYLSALSRLPNVGEKSAALAHISKATDKRKAWEDVMWALLNTREFLFRH; this is translated from the coding sequence ATGTTCCATCGTTCGCGGTTTTCCCCGGTTGCTCACCTCTCAACGTGGCTCGCCGGTTTGGTGGTGAGTCTCGTGTTGAGTCAAACTGCTTCGGCGGGTGTGCCTACCGATCCAGCAGAACGTGCTGCAATTATTGGCACTCCGGTGGCCATTCAGATTTTCCCCGAATCCATCGTGCTCTCGGGTGCCCGTGCGACCGAGCAAGTGCTGATTACCGGCACCTATGCCGATCAATCGGTGCGCGATTTGACCCATGTGGTCACCTGGAAGATTGAGCACCCCCAACTGGTGCGGGTACAAGATGGCTGGCTGCGACCGATGCAAAACGGAACCACCACCCTGCGAATCGAAGCGGCGGGCAAGACCGCTCAGGCGTCCATTCGTGTAGAAGCGATTGAGAACGTGCGACCGATTTCGTTCCGACATGATGTCATTGCCGCGTTGAATTTCGGCGGCTGCAACATGGGCGCATGCCATGGCACCCCCAGCGGCAAGAACGGCTTCAAACTTTCTTTGCGTGGATTCGACCCCGCAGCGGATTATCTCCAACTCACCCGCGATATCCTCGGACGGCGGACCGATCGCTTGAATCCCATGGCCAGTCTGCTGCTGCAGAAAGGCATGGGCAAGATCCCTCACGAAGGTGGAGCCCGATTCGGGGCCGAATCGCTGGCAGTGGAAGTGATCGAACGCTGGCTGGGCGAAGGGTCGCCGGATGATCCCACCACGCTGCCCAAGGTCGTGAAACTGGATGTGACTCCTGGAACGCGGATTCTGCATGCCCCCAGTCGCTGGCAGCAACTCTCGGTGCGGGCGACGTTTAGCGATGGCACAACGCGCGATGTAACCCGCTTGTGCAACTTCTCTACCAGCGATGCCGCCGTTGGCGATGTGAACGCCAATGGATTGGTCCAATTTTCCCAATCTGGTGAAGTCGCGATTCTCTGCCGATATTTGGAAGAATTGGTCGCCGTGCGATTGATGTATCTGGAACCCAAGGAAGGGTTCGCCTGGTCGAATCCGCCGCAGGTCAACTACGTCGATCAGCATGTGTTTGCGAAATTGCGACAGATGAATATTCTGCCGAGCGATTTGTGCAGCGACTCGGAATTCATTCGTCGAGCGACGCTGGATCTGTGCGGCATGTTGCCGACACCGACGGAAGTTCAAGCGTTTCTTGCAGATGCGTCGCCGAACAAGCGTGAAAAACTGATCGATGCGCTGCTGGCGCGGCCCGAATATGCCGATTTCTGGACGCTCAAGTGGAGCGATGTGCTGCGTTCCAGCCGGAAAGCGATCCAACTCAAGGGCGCGCTGGGGTTTCAATCGTGGCTGCGGGATCATCTTGCCAGTAATACGCCGTTTGACCGAATGGTCCGTGAGATGCTGACCTCCAACGGCAGTACGTTTGCGAATCCGCCGGCGAATTTCTATCGCATCGCCCGCGACCCGCAGAATCTCGCGGAGACGACGGCGCAGTTGTTCTTTGGCATTCGCATGCAATGTGCGAAGTGTCATAATCACCCGTTCGAGCGTTGGACGCAAGACGATTATTACAGCATGGCGGCGTGGTTTGCTCGGGTGCGACAAAAGAAAGATCAGACGGTTCCGGGCAAGACGCCCGCCGAAGTCCTTTCTGAAGTGGTGTTTACGGATCGAGCCGGGGAAGTGACCCAGCCGCGAACCGGCAAAGTGATGGCCCCCAAATTCCTCGGGGCGGAAATCCCCGCGATTGCTCCCACAACCGATCGCCGGGAAGTGCTCGCCGATTGGCTCGCCAGTGGCCGCAACCCGTTTTTTGCGAAATCGGTCGTCAACCGAATCTGGTTCCATCTGCTGGGGCGAGGCATCGTGGATCCGGTCGATGATTTCCGCGACTCCAATCCTTCGAGCAATGATGATCTGCTCAACGCTCTGGCCGCCGATTTCGTGGCCAAGGGGTTCGATATGAAGCAGATCATTCGCACGATTATGCTTTCCCGCACCTATCAGTTGTCTGCTGAGACCAACGCGACCAATCAGGACGATTCGAAGTATTTCTCGCACGCCGTGACGAAATTGCTGAGCGCCGAACAATTGTTGGACGCTTTGGGAGACGTCACCGGAATTCGGGAGAAGTTTGCCGGGCTGCCCAATGGGACTCGCGCGATCCAACTGCCGGATGGTGAAGTCAATCATCCGTTCTTGAAGACGTTCGGCCAACCCGCTCGGGAACTCGCTTGCGAATGCGAGCGTGAGTCCGACAGCAATTTGGCCCAGGCGTTGCAACTGATTAACGGCCCGACGATTAACGAAAAAATCCGAAATCCGGAAAATCGCATCGGCAAAGCCATCGCGGCGAAGCTGGGGGATTCGGCAATTTTGGATGAGCTGTATCTGTCGGCCCTGTCTCGACTTCCGAACGTCGGCGAGAAATCCGCTGCGTTGGCGCACATCTCCAAGGCCACGGATAAACGCAAAGCCTGGGAAGATGTCATGTGGGCGCTGTTGAATACCCGCGAATTTTTGTTCCGCCATTGA
- a CDS encoding serine/threonine-protein kinase — translation MTASTTIDRATFLDCLQQSRLLTADQWGRAKQLSAQSARQLADALIQLGWITRYQAERLLHGKTNGFFLEQYRILEPLGKGGMGRVFRARHETMRRIVALKIVSSELTRTKHARQVFEREVQASAQLTHPNLVTAFDANQLEGRCYLVMEYIDGLTLQKWVDRNGPMSVRHALEVVRQAATGLGFAHRHGMVHRDIKPANLILHQVVTGIPRTPDFPYLVKILDFGLARFAQHAGSDPSQVGEHSIVIGAGGLVGTPDFMAPEQARDIHSADARSDLYSLGGVLYFLLTGKYPYPGGTAVEKLVRSSTEDPTPIRQLRSDLPAEVAELAHRMLQRQPEHRFATAEAVIEAIDALMAKLMPDPTIPFEVHASHTDTARNPVTAIQPREVSPAASPWAELDETIEADLPGVVGLTTRILSVPSPWWVTWMPAMMLTAVGVIVAIVAWLLLR, via the coding sequence ATGACCGCCAGTACCACTATCGACCGAGCAACCTTTCTGGATTGCCTCCAACAGAGTCGATTGTTAACGGCCGATCAGTGGGGGCGCGCGAAACAATTGAGCGCACAATCCGCCCGGCAATTGGCCGATGCTCTCATTCAGCTTGGATGGATTACGCGCTATCAAGCCGAACGACTCCTGCACGGCAAAACCAACGGTTTCTTTTTGGAACAATACCGCATTCTCGAACCGCTCGGCAAGGGTGGCATGGGCCGCGTCTTCCGAGCGCGACATGAGACCATGCGGCGCATCGTGGCGCTCAAAATTGTCAGCTCCGAACTCACCAGAACCAAACACGCCCGACAAGTCTTTGAACGGGAGGTCCAAGCGAGTGCCCAGTTGACGCATCCGAATTTGGTCACGGCATTTGATGCGAATCAACTCGAAGGCCGTTGTTATCTGGTCATGGAATATATCGATGGCCTGACATTGCAAAAATGGGTCGATCGCAATGGGCCGATGAGCGTTCGCCATGCCTTGGAAGTCGTTCGACAAGCAGCGACGGGACTGGGGTTTGCGCATCGGCACGGCATGGTGCATCGAGACATCAAGCCCGCGAACCTGATCCTGCATCAAGTCGTGACCGGAATTCCACGGACACCCGATTTCCCCTATTTGGTGAAGATTCTTGACTTCGGGTTGGCCCGCTTCGCGCAACATGCCGGGAGTGACCCCTCACAGGTTGGCGAACATTCGATTGTCATTGGCGCAGGGGGGCTCGTCGGCACGCCGGACTTCATGGCCCCGGAGCAGGCCCGCGATATTCATTCCGCAGATGCCCGATCCGATTTGTATAGTTTGGGTGGGGTGCTCTATTTCTTGCTCACCGGGAAGTATCCCTACCCAGGTGGAACAGCCGTCGAGAAATTAGTTCGTTCGAGCACCGAAGATCCAACGCCGATTCGGCAATTGCGCTCGGATCTCCCAGCCGAAGTGGCAGAACTCGCCCATCGCATGCTGCAACGTCAACCGGAACATCGGTTTGCGACAGCAGAAGCGGTCATCGAAGCGATCGATGCACTGATGGCGAAGCTGATGCCCGACCCCACGATTCCGTTTGAGGTGCATGCCAGCCACACGGATACCGCCCGCAACCCCGTGACCGCGATTCAACCCCGCGAGGTCTCCCCCGCCGCATCTCCCTGGGCGGAATTGGATGAAACCATCGAGGCGGATCTGCCCGGCGTCGTTGGCCTCACGACCCGCATCCTCTCCGTGCCATCCCCCTGGTGGGTGACTTGGATGCCAGCGATGATGCTGACGGCTGTGGGGGTGATTGTGGCGATCGTCGCCTGGCTGCTCCTGCGATAA